In Microlunatus antarcticus, a single genomic region encodes these proteins:
- a CDS encoding protealysin inhibitor emfourin, producing the protein MTTTTPAPSVGTPPQRCGFVPPYLLQRVTETSRERRLVADGRDTLAVDERMRTRRAEASSTTPPLAPDAGGNRVVYDAQGAEVLPGTRVRDEDDPPTGDAAVDEAHDHSGVAWDLFADVFDRRSVDGEGTPLSVTVHYGRDYDNAFWDGTQLVFGDGDGQVFDRFTKPLDVTVHEFTHGVTQFTAGLTYQGQSGALNESVSDVFAAIAKQRALGQSADEADWLIGVGLFLPDVKATALRSMIAPGTAYDDPRLGRDPQVASMDAYVETEEDSGGVHINSGIPNRAFALAAKGIGGNSWERPGQVWYAAITGGGVTPSTDFAGFARATVDAATGLFPDDASVAQQVTLAWQEVGLLLDGSAAVAAPLTPAAPAAPTEPAEPSGSASQGVPALPGEDGDDVVAVRRTGGFTGVPRFAEMSLGNDDSADELRRLLSQISVSGLAPSEPSPDRFTYTVACRSFELTVPEQDLTPELTRVVQIVLDQQDR; encoded by the coding sequence ATGACGACGACCACCCCAGCCCCGTCCGTGGGCACCCCGCCGCAGCGCTGCGGCTTCGTCCCGCCGTACCTCCTGCAGCGGGTCACCGAGACCTCCCGGGAGCGCCGTCTGGTCGCGGACGGGCGCGACACCCTGGCCGTCGACGAACGGATGCGCACCCGACGGGCCGAGGCGTCGTCCACCACCCCGCCGCTCGCCCCCGACGCCGGCGGCAACCGCGTCGTCTACGACGCGCAGGGCGCCGAGGTGCTGCCCGGGACGCGCGTGCGCGACGAGGACGACCCGCCCACGGGCGACGCGGCCGTCGACGAGGCGCACGACCACTCCGGGGTCGCCTGGGACCTCTTCGCCGACGTCTTCGACCGGCGCTCGGTGGACGGTGAGGGGACACCGCTCTCGGTGACCGTGCACTACGGCCGGGACTACGACAACGCGTTCTGGGACGGCACCCAGCTGGTCTTCGGCGACGGGGACGGCCAGGTCTTCGACCGCTTCACCAAGCCGCTCGACGTCACGGTCCACGAGTTCACCCACGGGGTCACGCAGTTCACCGCCGGGCTGACCTACCAGGGCCAGTCCGGGGCGCTCAACGAGAGCGTCAGCGACGTGTTCGCCGCCATCGCCAAGCAGCGCGCGCTCGGGCAGAGCGCCGACGAGGCCGACTGGCTCATCGGCGTGGGCCTGTTCCTGCCCGACGTGAAGGCCACGGCCCTGCGGTCGATGATCGCGCCGGGCACCGCGTACGACGACCCGCGGCTGGGGCGCGACCCGCAGGTCGCCAGCATGGACGCCTACGTCGAGACCGAGGAGGACAGCGGCGGCGTGCACATCAACTCGGGCATCCCCAACCGCGCCTTCGCCCTGGCCGCGAAGGGGATCGGCGGCAACAGCTGGGAGCGCCCGGGGCAGGTCTGGTACGCCGCCATCACCGGCGGCGGCGTGACGCCTTCCACGGACTTCGCCGGCTTCGCGCGGGCGACCGTCGACGCGGCGACGGGGTTGTTCCCCGACGACGCGTCCGTGGCGCAGCAGGTGACCCTGGCGTGGCAGGAGGTGGGCCTGCTGCTGGACGGCTCGGCCGCGGTCGCCGCCCCGCTGACCCCGGCCGCCCCGGCCGCGCCCACCGAGCCCGCCGAGCCGTCCGGTTCCGCCTCCCAGGGGGTCCCGGCCCTGCCGGGCGAGGACGGCGACGACGTCGTCGCCGTCCGTCGCACGGGCGGCTTCACCGGCGTCCCGCGGTTCGCCGAGATGAGCCTCGGGAACGACGACTCGGCCGACGAGCTGCGCCGCCTGCTGAGCCAGATCAGCGTGTCCGGCCTGGCCCCGTCGGAGCCGAGCCCGGACCGCTTCACCTACACGGTGGCCTGCCGGTCGTTCGAGCTGACGGTCCCCGAGCAGGACCTCACGCCCGAGCTCACCCGGGTCGTGCAGATCGTGCTCGACCAGCAGGACCGCTAG
- a CDS encoding ZIP family metal transporter, which translates to MGAALLFALVPVLAAALSGAVAAVRAPGERLTSGLQHFAAGVVFAAAAIELLPGVLARSPLVAVAGFAAGIAVMFGFRAASEHLEHRREAAGHAGLPIGLMVAIGVDFFIDGLILGAGFASAARVGVLLTVALTVEYLFVGLSLSATLAGTVSRRFVAFAPVVLALLTVAGTAVGVATLSGASPTLLAGVLAFGAVAFMYLATEELLVEAHAKGETSIGSVGFFVGFLIYLVLSELVG; encoded by the coding sequence GTGGGTGCCGCGCTGCTGTTCGCACTGGTGCCGGTCCTGGCGGCCGCCCTCTCCGGCGCCGTCGCCGCGGTCCGGGCGCCGGGGGAACGTCTGACGAGCGGCCTCCAGCACTTCGCGGCCGGGGTCGTCTTCGCCGCGGCGGCCATCGAGCTGCTGCCCGGCGTGCTCGCACGCTCACCCCTGGTCGCGGTCGCGGGCTTCGCGGCGGGGATCGCGGTGATGTTCGGCTTCCGAGCGGCGAGCGAGCACCTGGAGCACCGGCGCGAGGCCGCCGGGCACGCCGGGCTGCCGATCGGGCTCATGGTGGCCATCGGCGTCGACTTCTTCATCGACGGGCTGATCCTCGGCGCGGGCTTCGCCTCCGCGGCACGCGTCGGGGTCCTGCTCACCGTGGCGCTGACCGTCGAGTACCTCTTCGTCGGGCTCTCGCTGTCGGCCACGCTGGCGGGGACGGTCTCGCGCCGCTTCGTGGCGTTCGCCCCGGTCGTCCTGGCGCTGCTGACCGTGGCGGGGACGGCGGTCGGGGTGGCGACGCTCTCGGGCGCGAGCCCGACGCTGCTGGCCGGCGTCCTCGCCTTCGGGGCCGTCGCCTTCATGTACCTGGCGACCGAGGAGCTGCTCGTGGAGGCCCACGCGAAGGGCGAGACGAGCATCGGCAGCGTCGGCTTCTTCGTCGGCTTCCTGATCTACCTCGTCCTGTCCGAGCTCGTCGGCTGA
- a CDS encoding ankyrin repeat domain-containing protein: MAENPSAGSGQATAATFLALACLTYVDDGPDRWRAAVTLLADHPDLPRRDVHVAAATGDAPALAALLRADPGLADVRRPDGFTPLMSLAYARVPQDDAYGAARLLLDAGADPDAGVLLGGEAPPFTVLTGCFGEGEQGPGRTPRHPQGDALAGLLLDRGADPDDGQTLYNRMFGRDDGHLRVLLAHGLGRGNGGTWRRRLGERQATPQRLVALQVDRARAHGLTDRLALLAAYGFVEGTPADDPSPWSQTDLPPIAAAGTPDGVRALVAAGGDLDAKVHGRTLLHHAAWADDVELARALLDGGADPEVLDDDHGSTPLGWARWAYAAGTTALLGPVTREV, from the coding sequence GTGGCCGAGAATCCTTCGGCAGGCTCAGGACAAGCTACGGCGGCCACGTTCCTCGCGCTCGCATGCCTGACCTACGTCGACGACGGTCCCGACCGCTGGCGCGCCGCCGTCACGCTGCTCGCCGACCACCCGGACCTGCCCCGTCGTGACGTCCACGTCGCCGCGGCGACCGGGGACGCGCCGGCTCTGGCCGCGCTGCTGCGGGCGGACCCCGGGCTCGCCGACGTCCGCCGGCCCGACGGCTTCACGCCGCTGATGAGCCTGGCGTACGCGCGGGTGCCGCAGGACGACGCGTACGGTGCGGCCCGGCTCCTGCTCGACGCGGGCGCCGACCCGGACGCGGGCGTGCTGCTCGGCGGTGAGGCCCCGCCCTTCACCGTGCTGACCGGGTGCTTCGGCGAGGGCGAGCAGGGACCGGGTCGTACGCCGCGGCACCCGCAGGGCGACGCGCTCGCCGGGCTGCTCCTCGACCGCGGGGCGGATCCGGACGACGGGCAGACGCTCTACAACCGGATGTTCGGACGCGACGACGGGCACCTCCGCGTCCTGCTCGCCCACGGCCTCGGCCGGGGCAACGGCGGGACGTGGCGCCGGCGGCTGGGGGAGCGGCAGGCGACCCCGCAGCGGTTGGTCGCCCTGCAGGTGGACCGGGCCCGGGCGCACGGGCTGACCGACCGGCTGGCGCTGCTGGCGGCATACGGGTTCGTCGAGGGCACCCCGGCCGACGACCCCTCGCCCTGGTCCCAGACGGACCTCCCGCCCATCGCCGCTGCCGGCACCCCCGACGGCGTCCGGGCACTGGTCGCGGCCGGCGGCGACCTGGACGCCAAGGTCCACGGGCGCACGCTGCTCCACCACGCGGCGTGGGCCGACGACGTCGAGCTCGCACGGGCGCTGCTCGACGGCGGTGCCGATCCGGAGGTCCTCGACGACGACCACGGCTCCACCCCGCTCGGCTGGGCGCGGTGGGCGTACGCGGCCGGCACGACCGCCCTGCTCGGACCCGTGACCCGCGAGGTCTAA
- a CDS encoding universal stress protein produces the protein MSAVVVGYVPSPEGRAALDTGISEARLRGARLVVVNTTRGDALVDDRYLAGDGLAALQAELDALDLETELRQPTTYDDVADDLDAIADEVGADLIVIGLRRRSPVGKLILGSAASRILLTAHHAVLAVKA, from the coding sequence GTGAGCGCGGTGGTGGTCGGCTACGTCCCCAGCCCCGAGGGCCGGGCGGCCCTGGACACCGGGATCAGCGAGGCGCGGCTGAGGGGGGCGCGGCTGGTCGTCGTGAACACCACCCGCGGGGACGCGCTGGTCGACGACCGCTACCTGGCCGGCGACGGGCTCGCCGCGCTCCAGGCGGAGCTCGACGCGCTCGACCTGGAGACGGAGCTCCGGCAGCCGACGACGTACGACGACGTCGCGGACGACCTCGACGCCATCGCCGACGAGGTCGGCGCGGACCTGATCGTCATCGGGCTGCGCCGCCGGTCGCCGGTGGGCAAGCTGATTCTCGGCAGCGCGGCGAGCCGGATCCTGCTGACCGCCCACCACGCGGTGCTCGCGGTCAAGGCGTAG
- a CDS encoding tripartite tricarboxylate transporter permease, whose protein sequence is MDALVQLGQGFADAVTPLNLLFALIGTLLGTAVGVLPGIGPAMTVALLLPITYVLEPTGAFIMFAGIYYGGMYGGSTTSILLNTPGESSSIMTALEGNLMAKAGRGAAALGTAAIGSFVAGTIGTLLLALVAPAVVTLAVAIGPADYFALALLAFVAVSTVLGASPLRGLASLCIGLFLGLVGTDLLTGQQRFTFGVPQLADGIDVVVVAVALFAVGEALHVASRLRHGPVEVMSSSGSFMTREDFRRSWKPWLRGTAFGFPFGALPAGGAEIPTFLSYATERRLSKHPDFGKGAIEGVAGPEAANNAAAAGVLVPLLTLGLPTSATAAILLAAFQGYGIQPGPTLLTTESSLVWTLIASLFIGNTMLLVLNLPLVGVWVKLLKIPRPYLYAGILMFASLGSYAVNADPLDLVILLVIGLLGFAMRRFGWPVAPAVIGLILGPVAETNLRRALAISDGDLTVLVSSPFSVVVLLVAVLAVVGPPVLRKIRAREAVPA, encoded by the coding sequence ATGGACGCCCTCGTCCAGCTCGGCCAGGGTTTCGCCGACGCCGTCACGCCGCTCAACCTGCTCTTCGCGCTGATCGGCACCCTGCTGGGGACCGCGGTCGGCGTGCTGCCCGGCATCGGCCCGGCCATGACGGTCGCGCTGCTGCTGCCGATCACGTACGTCCTCGAGCCGACCGGCGCGTTCATCATGTTCGCCGGCATCTACTACGGCGGGATGTACGGCGGCTCGACCACCTCGATCCTGCTGAACACCCCCGGCGAGTCGAGCTCGATCATGACCGCGCTCGAGGGCAACCTCATGGCCAAGGCGGGCCGGGGTGCGGCCGCCCTCGGCACCGCGGCCATCGGCTCCTTCGTCGCCGGCACCATCGGCACCCTGCTGCTCGCCCTCGTCGCTCCCGCCGTGGTCACGCTGGCCGTGGCGATCGGCCCGGCCGACTACTTCGCCCTCGCGCTGCTCGCCTTCGTCGCGGTCTCGACGGTGCTGGGCGCCTCACCGCTGCGCGGGCTGGCCTCGCTGTGCATCGGGCTGTTCCTCGGCCTGGTCGGCACGGACCTGCTGACCGGGCAGCAGCGCTTCACCTTCGGCGTCCCGCAGCTGGCCGACGGCATCGACGTGGTCGTCGTCGCCGTCGCGCTCTTCGCGGTCGGCGAGGCCCTGCACGTGGCCTCGAGGCTGCGCCACGGGCCCGTCGAGGTGATGAGCAGCAGCGGCAGCTTCATGACCCGCGAGGACTTCCGACGTTCCTGGAAGCCGTGGCTCCGCGGGACCGCGTTCGGCTTCCCCTTCGGTGCGCTGCCCGCCGGGGGCGCCGAGATCCCGACGTTCCTGTCGTACGCGACGGAGCGGCGCCTCTCCAAGCACCCCGACTTCGGCAAGGGCGCGATCGAGGGCGTGGCGGGACCGGAGGCGGCGAACAACGCCGCCGCGGCCGGCGTGCTCGTCCCGCTGCTGACGCTCGGTCTGCCGACCTCGGCCACCGCGGCGATCCTGCTGGCCGCGTTCCAGGGCTACGGGATCCAGCCGGGCCCGACGCTGCTGACGACCGAGTCGTCGCTGGTCTGGACGCTGATCGCCTCGCTGTTCATCGGCAACACGATGCTGCTGGTGCTCAACCTGCCGCTGGTCGGCGTGTGGGTGAAGCTGCTGAAGATCCCGCGGCCCTACCTCTACGCCGGCATCCTGATGTTCGCCTCGCTGGGCTCGTACGCGGTCAACGCCGACCCGCTCGACCTCGTCATCCTGCTGGTCATCGGGCTCCTCGGCTTCGCCATGCGCCGCTTCGGCTGGCCGGTCGCGCCGGCCGTCATCGGGCTGATCCTCGGGCCGGTGGCCGAGACCAACCTGCGCCGGGCGCTCGCCATCAGCGACGGGGACCTGACCGTGCTGGTGTCCTCGCCCTTCAGCGTGGTCGTGCTCCTGGTCGCCGTGCTGGCGGTCGTCGGTCCCCCGGTCCTGCGCAAGATCCGTGCCCGAGAGGCGGTGCCCGCGTGA
- a CDS encoding tripartite tricarboxylate transporter TctB family protein encodes MSAPEPASAPAPVDPRTPEPWEVAESPRRPRNNGELALSTLLLLLGIYLVIGAGSITIPGSSNTVGPRFFPYLVGAATIAIGGVLAIRVLRGDQGPEEAGEDVDPDAKTSWRAVGIISLAFLAHALLINVIGWPLSVTLMFGVVAWSLGSRGVVRPLIAGGIVSVVVWLVFVKALGVVLPGGILLELATGWIG; translated from the coding sequence GTGAGCGCGCCCGAGCCGGCGTCCGCACCGGCCCCCGTCGACCCGCGCACGCCCGAGCCGTGGGAGGTCGCGGAGTCCCCGCGCCGCCCGCGCAACAACGGCGAGCTCGCACTGAGCACGCTCCTGCTGCTGCTCGGGATCTACCTCGTCATCGGCGCCGGCTCCATCACCATCCCGGGGTCGTCGAACACGGTCGGCCCGCGCTTCTTCCCCTACCTCGTCGGGGCCGCGACGATCGCGATCGGCGGCGTGCTGGCGATCCGCGTGCTGCGCGGCGACCAGGGCCCCGAGGAGGCCGGCGAGGACGTCGACCCGGACGCGAAGACCTCCTGGCGGGCGGTCGGGATCATCTCGCTGGCGTTCCTCGCGCACGCGCTCCTGATCAACGTCATCGGCTGGCCGCTCTCGGTGACGCTCATGTTCGGCGTCGTCGCCTGGTCCCTCGGCTCGCGGGGCGTCGTCCGCCCGCTGATCGCCGGCGGCATCGTGTCGGTCGTGGTGTGGCTGGTCTTCGTCAAGGCCCTCGGCGTCGTGCTGCCGGGCGGGATCCTGCTCGAGCTCGCGACCGGGTGGATCGGCTGA
- a CDS encoding Bug family tripartite tricarboxylate transporter substrate binding protein produces the protein MELSRRTFLAGALSTTALAATGCAGTVAQPGDLSRLRIMSPASPGGGWDTTARLLQRVIRSTGIARNVQVFNVEGAGGTIGLGQLSRETDDALMMMMGLVMVGAIETNESAVGLADVTPVARLLGEPEIIVAPKSSPYDTLADFVRAWKDDPRGLPIAGGSAGGTDQVLAGLLADAGGVDPKQINYIAYSGGGQSLAALLGNQVAAGISGVGEYGEQVLSGDLKGWAVSSPERSPQVPDVPTIKESGFDLVVSNWRGLMTHPGISEQALTDLIALVQQAHDTDEWREVLSNQGWDDEFLTGADYGRFLADEERRVTQILRDIGLV, from the coding sequence GTGGAGCTGAGTCGCCGCACGTTCCTGGCGGGGGCGTTGAGCACCACCGCCCTCGCGGCGACGGGCTGCGCCGGCACCGTCGCCCAGCCCGGGGACCTGTCCCGGCTGCGGATCATGTCGCCGGCCAGCCCCGGTGGTGGCTGGGACACGACGGCGCGGCTGCTGCAGCGCGTGATCCGGTCCACGGGTATCGCCCGGAACGTGCAGGTCTTCAACGTCGAGGGCGCGGGCGGCACGATCGGGCTCGGCCAGCTCTCGCGCGAGACCGACGACGCGCTGATGATGATGATGGGCCTCGTCATGGTCGGCGCGATCGAGACGAACGAGTCGGCCGTGGGCCTGGCCGACGTGACCCCGGTCGCCCGGCTGCTCGGCGAGCCGGAGATCATCGTGGCGCCCAAGAGCTCCCCGTACGACACCCTCGCCGACTTCGTGCGCGCCTGGAAGGACGACCCGCGCGGCCTGCCCATCGCCGGCGGATCGGCCGGGGGCACGGACCAGGTCCTCGCCGGGCTGCTGGCCGACGCCGGGGGCGTCGACCCCAAGCAGATCAACTACATCGCCTACTCCGGCGGCGGCCAGTCGCTCGCCGCGCTGCTCGGCAACCAGGTCGCGGCCGGCATCTCGGGCGTGGGGGAGTACGGCGAGCAGGTGCTCTCGGGCGACCTCAAGGGCTGGGCCGTCTCGAGCCCCGAGCGGTCCCCGCAGGTCCCCGACGTGCCGACGATCAAGGAGTCGGGCTTCGACCTCGTCGTCTCCAACTGGCGCGGGCTGATGACCCACCCGGGCATCAGCGAGCAGGCGCTGACCGACCTCATCGCCCTCGTGCAGCAGGCGCACGACACCGACGAGTGGCGCGAGGTGCTGAGCAACCAGGGCTGGGACGACGAGTTCCTGACCGGGGCGGACTACGGCCGGTTCCTGGCCGACGAGGAGCGACGCGTGACCCAGATCCTCCGCGACATCGGGCTCGTGTGA
- a CDS encoding TerC family protein, whose amino-acid sequence MDVTPLAWTLTIVFVVGLLVFDFVFHVRKAHTPTLSEAARWSAVYVGIALAFGVGVLVIGGTEAGGEYFAGYITEKALSVDNLFVFLIIMTSFKVPRADQQKVLLFGIVFSLIARTGFIFLGAALINSFAWVFYLFGLILLVTAGNLLKPEGEDSHGADNVMIRIARRLFSTSEHYDGDKLFTVEDGKRVMTPMLLVMAAIGGTDILFALDSIPAIFGLTQNVFIVFTATAFSLLGLRQLYFLIDGLLDRLIYLTYGLAAILAFIGVKLILHALHENTVPFINDGEHVNVFEISTGLSLSVILGVLVVTVVASLVSPKGRAQNAVSNARRHASQYLDTNFETDPQLRSKIWDKLVGEEETMRGLPEKYRARIREEDKLMRLLGEAHAEHDAYLAQTSR is encoded by the coding sequence ATGGACGTCACACCCCTCGCCTGGACCCTGACCATCGTCTTCGTGGTCGGCCTCCTGGTCTTCGACTTCGTGTTCCACGTGCGCAAGGCGCACACCCCCACGCTCTCCGAGGCGGCCCGCTGGTCGGCCGTCTACGTCGGCATCGCCCTGGCCTTCGGGGTCGGCGTGCTGGTGATCGGTGGCACCGAGGCCGGCGGAGAGTACTTCGCCGGCTACATCACCGAGAAGGCGTTGTCGGTCGACAACCTCTTCGTCTTCCTGATCATCATGACCAGCTTCAAGGTCCCCCGCGCCGACCAGCAGAAGGTGCTGCTCTTCGGCATCGTCTTCTCGCTGATCGCGCGGACCGGCTTCATCTTCCTGGGCGCCGCGCTGATCAACAGCTTCGCCTGGGTCTTCTACCTCTTCGGCCTGATCCTGCTCGTCACCGCGGGCAACCTGCTCAAGCCCGAGGGGGAGGACAGCCACGGCGCCGACAACGTCATGATCAGGATCGCGCGCAGGCTGTTCAGCACGTCCGAGCACTACGACGGCGACAAGCTGTTCACGGTCGAGGACGGCAAGCGCGTGATGACGCCGATGCTCCTCGTGATGGCCGCCATCGGTGGCACGGACATCCTCTTCGCGCTCGACTCGATCCCGGCGATCTTCGGGCTCACGCAGAACGTCTTCATCGTCTTCACCGCGACCGCCTTCTCGCTGCTCGGCCTGCGCCAGCTCTACTTCCTGATCGACGGCCTGCTCGACCGCCTGATCTACCTCACGTACGGGCTCGCGGCGATCCTCGCGTTCATAGGCGTGAAGCTGATCCTGCACGCGCTGCACGAGAACACCGTGCCGTTCATCAACGACGGCGAGCACGTGAACGTCTTCGAGATCAGCACCGGGCTGTCGTTGTCGGTCATCCTCGGGGTCCTCGTGGTCACCGTCGTCGCCTCGCTGGTCAGCCCGAAGGGTCGGGCGCAGAACGCCGTCTCCAACGCCCGCCGGCACGCCTCGCAGTACCTCGACACGAACTTCGAGACCGACCCGCAGCTGCGCTCGAAGATCTGGGACAAGCTCGTGGGCGAGGAAGAGACGATGCGGGGGCTGCCCGAGAAGTACCGCGCCCGCATCCGCGAGGAGGACAAGCTCATGCGCCTCCTCGGCGAGGCCCACGCCGAGCACGACGCGTACCTGGCGCAGACCTCCCGCTGA
- a CDS encoding DUF427 domain-containing protein yields MKATVDGTVIAEAPQEDLIKIEGNWYFPPASVGSDRLEPSPTPYTCPWKGPCQYFDVVVDGKRRPDLAWAYPHLIDGAVQRVGKDFSNYVAFAPGVEVSG; encoded by the coding sequence ATGAAGGCCACCGTCGACGGCACCGTGATCGCCGAGGCACCGCAGGAGGACCTGATCAAGATCGAGGGGAACTGGTACTTCCCCCCGGCCAGCGTCGGCAGCGACCGGCTCGAGCCCAGCCCCACCCCGTACACGTGCCCGTGGAAGGGCCCGTGCCAGTACTTCGATGTCGTCGTCGACGGCAAGCGCCGGCCGGACCTCGCCTGGGCCTACCCGCACCTGATCGACGGCGCCGTGCAGCGGGTCGGGAAGGACTTCAGCAACTACGTCGCGTTCGCGCCGGGGGTCGAGGTCAGCGGCTGA
- a CDS encoding 2-deoxy-5-keto-D-gluconate 6-phosphate aldolase domain-containing protein produces the protein MERPTTAHPLLILAMDQRDSFAKLFGTEEDEATPEQVERMRAAKTLVYRGVAAVADQVEDAQIGVLVDEEYGPAVLEQAHADGRVLAYPVEKSGQHLFDLEYADATPEHIARWQPDYVKVLVRMNPDDSSADTQDQLGKLASLSASLHGSGLPFLLELLVPASDAQLASVGGDSTAYDRDVRPGLVVRVMEAVQAAGVEPTLWKIEGLETAEAARRIVAGARAGGRDADCIVLGRDAPQEKLDHWLQVAAGVDGFVGFAIGRSIWKEALEQYLRDADEATFLETVGANYLHYVRTYLAAR, from the coding sequence ATGGAACGTCCCACCACCGCCCACCCGCTGCTGATCCTCGCCATGGACCAGCGGGACTCGTTCGCCAAGCTCTTCGGCACCGAGGAGGACGAGGCGACGCCGGAGCAGGTCGAGCGGATGCGGGCGGCGAAGACGCTGGTCTACCGCGGCGTCGCCGCCGTCGCCGACCAGGTCGAGGACGCCCAGATCGGCGTGCTGGTCGACGAGGAGTACGGCCCGGCGGTCCTGGAGCAGGCGCACGCCGACGGTCGGGTGCTGGCGTACCCGGTCGAGAAGAGCGGGCAGCACCTCTTCGACCTCGAGTACGCCGACGCGACGCCCGAGCACATCGCGCGCTGGCAGCCCGACTACGTCAAGGTGCTCGTCCGGATGAACCCGGACGACAGCAGTGCCGACACCCAGGACCAGCTGGGCAAGCTCGCCTCGCTCTCGGCGTCGCTGCACGGATCGGGGCTGCCCTTCCTGCTCGAGCTGCTCGTCCCGGCGTCGGACGCCCAGCTCGCGTCGGTGGGCGGCGACAGCACCGCGTACGACCGTGACGTCCGGCCCGGTCTGGTGGTGCGGGTCATGGAGGCCGTGCAGGCCGCGGGCGTCGAGCCCACGCTGTGGAAGATCGAGGGGCTGGAGACGGCCGAGGCCGCCCGGCGGATCGTGGCCGGGGCCCGGGCCGGCGGTCGCGACGCCGACTGCATCGTTCTCGGCCGCGACGCGCCGCAGGAGAAGCTCGACCACTGGCTGCAGGTCGCGGCGGGGGTGGACGGCTTCGTCGGCTTCGCCATCGGGCGCTCCATCTGGAAGGAGGCGCTCGAGCAGTACCTCCGCGACGCCGACGAAGCCACGTTCCTGGAGACGGTGGGGGCGAACTACCTGCACTACGTCCGGACGTACCTCGCGGCCCGCTGA